The following DNA comes from Miscanthus floridulus cultivar M001 chromosome 5, ASM1932011v1, whole genome shotgun sequence.
GTGAACAATTTGAATTGCTTCCATGAATTGCAAATTACCTCTTTGACGGCTAGGAACTAGAGCCTCTATAGTTTTTGCATCCTTTTTATATTGAATTGCTTGTATTGCTCGAAAGAAACCCAAGTCAAGAATGTTGAAATCCGGAGAGTTTGGTGGTTGACAGATTAGGCGAATATCAAATCCTCCTAGCTTAGCGGCCGCACATAAATTCCGGATCATCCAATTTCAAATGAGAGGGTGCATTGTCTTGTTGGATAAAGATTGGTCTACCCAcatcttctcttggccatttggatCTAATGGCCGGCAACACTTGGTTGATCATAAAGTCCCTAATCACATCTCTAGTGATCGATGTAATGGGCTTCATAACCATGTCGCCACGAACACGGCCGGTCCTCTCATTACTTCTCATAGCCGGTTCAAAATGAACAAGTGGGAAACATCCAATCCTACCATCAAAAGTACAAACCCCATCCCTAAACCTTGGTCGAGCGCAAGCACACAAGAACATGAGCCTAGGGATGTAGTTCTTGTTCTTACAAGTCCGATGTGGTACATCTTCTTCGGGTAGCAAATAATATCTTTCATTTTTTTGATGTAGGTAAAACCATTTCTCATCAATAAAAACAAAGTCATACAACTCCTTAAACTTTGGATCATCAAGCAACTCCCTGTTAACCATGTCAACACACCACTGTAACCTAGCCCTCTTGTTAGCTTCAGTGAGAAAGGGtttgatgctactagagtggCGCCTAAGGTAGCCTTTTTTCAAATACCTTTGAATCTGCCATCTGCTCAAATTTAGTGCCTTGCACACATCCTCTATAGTCATTCTTTGCTTTAGAGGAATGTTTCTCAATGCATCTAAGTCAACAGGGATTTGCTTGCGGCCTACTCTACCCTTCTTTAGACTTGAAACATCAACCGGAATGGAGTTTGCAAGTTGAGTTTTACCTCTTTTCCATAACCTTTGAACTGCCCGAATTTTAAGCCCAAATTGCTCGGCAACAATGGTAGTGTCCTTCTTGCCTAGTTTACCATTGTTGCTTCTAGCCAACAAAGATTGATAAACTTGTTTGCGGAGGTGTTCTGTCATCTCTTTATTTCGGTGGGGCTGTTGAACATGATCTGTTAAAAAAATAATGCTTTTCAAAGTTAAACAATGGCATTTTCTAGTATTtatagagaaaaaaaaacaaggcCATTCATAGTGATCTTTTATTACAACAAGTTCTATTCAATGTTAAACATCACGGCAAGTTCTATTCTTAGCTAGCAACAGCAAGTTCTTTTATTAGCAAGCACATTTACTAGGCAAGATAATATTCGTAGTAGTACACGGCAGCATGTTCTGTTTAAACAAGCACAATCATGCAACTATAGGGTAAAACAAGCACGTTTATTGTTTGGCCACGGCATGTTCTAGCATGTTCTATTTACAGCAAAAAAACAAGCACAATCAGTTATGCTTGGCCACGGCAAGTTGTAAACAAGCACTTCATGATATTAATAGGCATGGCATATTCTATTAGCAAGATTGTGCTAACAAGCACTTGTAGTACGTACCAGCATGGTTCTGTAAATAATCAAAATCAACAGCTCCTCCAAAAAAATCTACTGGCAAGTTCAAATCAAACCCTGTCCAAAAAAATGAACAATCGTCTGAGAAAAAATTGCTCTGATCCAATTCAACGGAGCGGCGTCGGAGGCATGTTGAGATCATTACCATTGTTATTCTGATCCTCCATCAGAGGCATGTTGAGATCGAACGCAGCGGCATCGTGCTCGTCGAGGTCGAACGCAGCGGCGGCGTGCTCGTCGAAGTCGAACGCAGCGGCGACGTCGTCATCTTCAGCGCCAGGCTCGTTCAGATCGAAACCAGTCCACAAATCAGCCATGCTAAGCTCAGTACTCAAACGAAGTGGCATGAAGAACACATGTGGCGTGAGGAACTGAAGGACCGCGGCGCTTTATTAAACTGTCTGCAGGCATCCAAACGTCGCATGCACGAGCGCCAGGTTGAAAAATGAAAAATTGAATGGCAAAAACGCGGCCAAACTCGTTGATACCGCGCGAAAACTGGAAGCA
Coding sequences within:
- the LOC136454918 gene encoding uncharacterized protein, with the translated sequence MPLRLSTELSMADLWTGFDLNEPGAEDDDVAAAFDFDEHAAAAFDLDEHDAAAFDLNMPLMEDQNNNGFDLNLPVDFFGGAVDFDYLQNHADHVQQPHRNKEMTEHLRKQVYQSLLARSNNGKLGKKDTTIVAEQFGLKIRAVQRLWKRGKTQLANSIPVDVSSLKKGRVGRKQIPVDLDALRNIPLKQRMTIEDVCKALNLSRWQIQRYLKKGYLRRHSSSIKPFLTEANKRARLQWCVDMVNRELLDDPKFKELYDFVFIDEKWFYLHQKNERYYLLPEEDVPHRTCKNKNYIPRLMFLCACARPRFRDGVCTFDGRIGCFPLVHFEPAMRSNERTGRVRGDMVMKPITSITRDVIRDFMINQVLPAIRSKWPREDVGRPIFIQQDNAPSHLKLDDPEFMCGR